One Monomorium pharaonis isolate MP-MQ-018 chromosome 4, ASM1337386v2, whole genome shotgun sequence DNA segment encodes these proteins:
- the LOC105830920 gene encoding WAS/WASL-interacting protein family member 1 produces the protein MRRPGTLPVANNASGHRGGGGGGGGSGGGGNGAGGGIRGVVDDGTSSLSAAPIDGVISSNARSHYSSHSLRRTPHSQPQLSARESDSDRIRTLESGLQNGVPAGGRHQPSPPPLPSRHQPNCSQSSYPTLPVNGHAAHHYHHHTREREKDRSSTRERNRERDVGPPPPPPPPPVTSHRSDKHREAQLEMELRDSLDMGVIGTYRA, from the coding sequence ATGCGCCGCCCGGGAACGCTGCCCGTCGCGAACAACGCGTCCGGTCACcgcggaggaggaggaggagggggtggtagtggtggtggtggtaacGGAGCGGGAGGAGGGATCAGAGGTGTCGTGGACGATGGCACCTCATCGCTGAGCGCAGCGCCGATCGACGGAGTCATATCCAGCAACGCGAGATCTCATTACTCCAGTCACTCCTTGCGTCGTACGCCGCATTCGCAACCGCAGCTCTCCGCCAGAGAATCGGACTCGGATCGGATACGGACCCTGGAGTCCGGACTTCAGAATGGAGTCCCGGCCGGTGGCCGCCATCAGCCGTCGCCGCCACCGTTGCCCTCCAGGCATCAGCCCAACTGCAGCCAGTCCTCGTATCCCACTCTGCCGGTCAACGGCCACGCCGCTCATCACTACCATCATCACACGAGAGAGCGCGAGAAAGACAGGTCGTCCACTCGCGAGAGAAATCGCGAACGGGACGTCGGTCCGCCGCCGCCTCCTCCACCGCCACCGGTAACGTCGCACCGATCCGATAAGCACAGGGAGGCCCAGCTGGAGATGGAGTTGCGCGACAGTCTCGACATGGGCGTGATCGGCACGTACCGAGCGTAA